The window GTCGAGGGCGTACGGGCCGTCGGCCGGGTTGCCGATCGAGAGCGACTTGGCGATCGTCGACGGGCGGACCGGCGCGACCGTGTCGGTGCCGCGGGCGAACGCCGCCGCGACCGGGTTGCAGCCGGCGGCCTGCGCGCCGAACACCTTGTACGGCGACTCCTCGACGAGCCCGAGCCTGATCAGCTCGCGGAACGCCTTGTCGATCTTGGTCAACAGCGAGCCGGACGCGATCGGCACGACGACCTGTTGGGGCAGGCGCCAGCCGAGCTGTTCGGCGACCTCGTAGCCGAGCGTCTTCGAGCCCTCGGCGTAGAACGGCCGGACGTTGACGTTGACGAACGCCCACTCGTACTCGTCGGCGAGCTGGCTGCACAGCTTGTTGACGTCGTCGTAGTTGCCCTTGATCGCGACGAGGGTGCCGCCGTAGACGGCGGTGGAGACGATCTTTCCGTTCTCCAGGTCCTGCGGGACCAGCACGATCGAGCGCAGGCCGGCGTGGGCGGCGTGCGCGGCGACGGAGTGCGCCAGGTTGCCGGTGGAGGCGCAGGCGACGGTGGTGAAGCCGAGGTCGCGGGCGGCCGACAGCGCGACGGAGACGACCCGGTCCTTGAAGGAGTGCGTCGGGTTGGCGCTGTCGTCCTTGACCCAGAGGGTCTTCATGCCGAGCTCGGCGGCCAGCCGCGGCGCCGGGCGCAGCGGGGTGAAGCCGGCGTCGAGGGATACGCGGCGGGCCGGGTCGTGGCCGGCGGGAAGGAGGCCGACGTAGCGCCACAGGTTGCGCGGGCCAGCCTCGATGGAGGCCCGGGTGACGCGGCGCAGCCGGTCCTCGTCGTAGGAAATCTCCAGCGGAGCGAAGCACTCGATGCAGACGTGCGAGGGTGCCAGAGGGTAGGTTGCGCCGCAGTTGCGACAGGACAGACCTACCGCTGGGTTCGCGGTGTCATCTGAGGTGAAGCCCGACTGGGCAGAGCGCTCCGGCGCAAGAGTCATTGGAACTCCTCATCTTTCCCGGGGCCGCCATGGCACCACGGGTCGGAATTGGCACCTGCCGCGGAGGTGCGCTCGCGTCGTCCGGTTGCCCTGCCTGTCCCGTCGCGCGGAGCGCGACACTGGGTCCAGGGGCCGCCTCCCAGGGGGAGATACGGCTAGGACGAACCGCCCGAAGGGCGGCGAGCACACTCATCCGCTCGGTTGCCGGGGCTTCACTGGGCCGTTCCCTCTGCCCCTCTGGATGAGCCATCTTCAGTTGTGTCTCCGTACTGTAGACCGACGCACCTCCGAGCGCACCGCACTTCTTGGCGTATGCACTGTGACGCCGCTTGCGTCCTAGCGCTCGCCCGGGCATCGGCGGGCCCTCTTGGCGGATGCTGTCCCGTGGGACTGCCGGCCTGAGCGCGAGCCCACCGGAGGTCCACCAGCGTCGCTGGGACATTGCAGATCCAGGCCTGTGGCCGCGGGGCCGACGATGATCGGACCGCGCGACCAGTGGGCCCTCGGGAGGAGCCGCGCACGTGAGTGTCCGTGTCGTCTACACCGACCTCGACGGGACCATGGTCGGGCCAAAGGGCTCGTTCTTCCTGGCCGAAGCGTCTCCCGACGACGCGCTGCGCGGATCTCCGGGGACGTTGACGCTCGCGGCCGCGCAGGCGCTGCTCGACCTGCACACCGCCGGCATCGTGCTGGTCCTGGTCAGCGGGCGGACGCGGCCGCAGCTCGTCGAGGCCGCGGCGATCTTCGGCGCCGACGGCTTCATCGGTGAGCTTGGCGCCATCGTCGGCTGGGACCAGGGCCGCCAGAGCGAGATCCTGCGCGGCGCCATGCCCGAGCGTTTCAGCCAGGTGCCCGAGGACCTGCTGCACGAGCTGATCGCCGCTCATCCGGGCCGCCTGGAACTACACACCCCGTGGCACACCGGGCGTGAGCTGGACGTGATGTTCCGCGGCAAGGTCGACATCGCCGCCACCGACGCCTGGCTGCGCGCCGCCGGCTATGGCTGGCTCTCGCTGCGCGACAACGGGCTGATCGCGCCCGCCCACATGCCGGACCTCGGCGTCAACCCGCACGTCTACCACCTCGTGCCCGACGGCGTGGGCAAGGGCGAGGCGGTCGCCTGGGATCTCAAACGGCGCGGCATCGACCCGTCGGACGCCATCGCGATCGGAGACTCCGCCAGCGACCTGAGCATGGCCAGCCACGTCGGCCAGATGCATCTGGTCGCCAACGCCCTGCGCCACCCGGACATCGCGGGCCTGCTGCCCGCGTACGACAACGTCGTCGTCGAGAAGGAGCCGGTGACCCTCGGCTGGGCGAGCGCCGTCCGCGCTGCGGTCGCGACCTGGCAGTCCCCACCGATCGGGTAGGGGCTGCCCCGGTCCCGATCAGTCTGCGCGACCGCCGATTAGCGGGAGTAGCGGGACCTCCGCGGGCGGGGCGGCCGGAAGGGCGGCCAGCTGTTGGCGGAACCAGTCGCCGGGAGGGAGCCTGGCGGCGAGCGTGGCGAGGTGGCGGGCGCGTCGGCGGCGTTCGGCGGTCGGCATGCGCAGGGCAGCGTCCATCGCTTCGGCGGTCTCGGTCACGTCGTACGGGTTGACCACCAGCGCGTCCGCGGCCAGCTCCGCGTAGGCACCGGCCTCCCGGGAGAGAACCAGCGCGACGTCGCGACCGGAAATCGTGGGGCCTTCCTTGGCGACGAGGTTCATGCCGTCGCGAATGGGGTTCACGACGAGGACGTCCGCCAATGTCAGCGCCGCCAGCGAGCGTGGGTAGTCGTCGGTCACCTCGAGGCGCAGCGGCAGCCAGCCGTCGGTGGCGAACTCGTCCTCGATCTCGGTCGCGATCCGCTGCACGGCCGCCGTGTACTCGCGGTACTCGGGCAGGTCGTGCCGGGAGGGGTAGGCGCAGACCAGGTGGGTCACGCGCCCTCGCCAGACCGGATGGTTGCGCAGAAGCTCCCGATAGGCGTCCAGGCCGCGGACGATGTTCTTCGACAGTTCGGTGCGGTCGATCCGTACGATCAGCCGCCGGTCGCCGACCAGCTCGCGCAGCTCGGCCGCGCGGGTGACGACGTCCTTGGCCGCGGCCCGCGCGCGCAGCGCCACCGCGTCGACCCCGAGCGGATGGATCCCGATCCTGACTCGGTGGCCGATGTGCCCAAGGGGGGCGTTCGGCCGGGCGGCCTCGCCCTGTCCGTCCTCCTCGTCGGGCGCGGTCCGCTGCTCGACGATCGGGACGGTCTCGCCCAGGGCCGCGGGCACGGTGGCCGCGGGCACGGTGGTGATGACGGCTGGACTCTCGCCGTCGCTCGGGAGCCGGTCGTCGATCTGGATACGGTCGTCGATCTCGATCTCGTCACCGAACAGCGCGCGGGCGCAGTCGCGGAACGCCGTCGCCCAGCGAGCGGTCAGGAAGCCGAGCCGATCGGCGCCGAGCATCCCGCCGATCACCGCACGCGACACCCGATCCGGCAGGATTCGGAAGTAGTCCGGCGGTGCCCAGGGAGTGTGGGTGAAGTGCGAGATTCGCAGGTCCGGGCGCAGCTTGCGTAGCAGACCAGGTGTCAGCGTCAGGTGGTAGTCCTGGATCAGCACCGCGGCGCCGGGCGCGGCCTCGGCTGCCAGCGCCTCGGCGAACATCGCGTTGTAGGCCTCATAGGCCTCCCAGTCCCGCCAGAACACCGCGCCGAAGCTCGGCTCGGCCGCCGGCGCGAACAGCAGGTGCAGGACGAACCACAGGGTGCGGTTCGCGACCCCGTTGTAGGCCCGGTCGAACACGACGCGGTCGACGTCGAGCATCCGCACCGCAGCGCCGCCGGTGTCGAACCTCGCCCGGTCCAGCCGCCCGTCCGGCGACTCGCGCGTCGCCTTGCGGTCGGCGTCGCTGAGCGCCGCGCAGACCCACACGATGCCGGACGGGGGATCGCCGCCGTCACCGTCGGCCGCGTCCCCGAGCTCGGCGGCGGCCGCCCCGGTGCCCGCGGCGGTCGCGGCGGCGTCGCGGATGACCTCCTGCATGCCGCTGACGAGCCCGCCGCTGCCGCGCCGGGCCACCAACATGCCAGTCTCCGAGAAGGAGAAGGCGACTGGACCTCGGTTGGAGGCGACGAGCACCCGCGCGGTGCCGGCGGCCGCTGGATCAGGCCCCGCCACCGCGGCTCGGCTCAGGTATGGCACATGGGCACACTAGACGAGTAAGCCCCCGCCGTTGACCAAGTAGCGCTACACGACGGTGCCAAAAGTTAACTTGGTGGACAGGCTGCTGTGACAGGTCTGTGGACTTGGTGACGTCGGGGATTGACCTGGGTCAGCGGAGGCAGTCGGCACTCACCGCAGGCGGTTGGTGAGGACGCGCAGGAGGGCGACGACGCCGGTCGGCCCGTCGACGACCAGGTCGGCGCGGTCGCGCAGCACCGCGGGGACCTCTGGACCGTCGCTGCAGACGGTGAGGCCGGCGACGCCGGCCCGGCGCAGCTCGTCGACGGCGTCGAACGCCGGCAGGTCACCGAGGTCGTCGCCCGCGACCAGCACCGAGCGGGCGGCCCGCTCCTCGACCAGCCCGCGCAGCGCCCTGCCCTTGTCGTGGTGCGGCGGGCGCAGCTCCAGCACCTTCTTGCCCGGCGCCGCCTCGAGCCCGTGCTCCTCGGCGAGGCGGCGCAGGGCCGGCGCCAGCGCGCCGAGCGCCGCGTCCGGGTCGGCGGCGCGCCGGACATGCACCACCAGGGCCTGGACCTTGTCCTCGACGGTCACGCCAGGCGGTGCGTCGCGCAGCACCTCGGGCAGCAGCGCGCGCACGGCGGCGACCCCCGGCAGCGGCTCGGGGCTGCTCGTCACCCCGGTCGCGCCGTCCCAGCGCTGCAGCCCGTACTGACCGAGGACCGTCAGGTTGGTGAGCGCCTTCGCGGGCGTCTCCGGCGCGGCGCCGTTGCCGGCGGTGGCCTTCCTCCTGGCACCGCCGTTCTCGGCTCCGTTGCGCGGCGCGAGGCCGGTGAGCTCGAGGACCGCGTCCACCGGCCGGCCGGTGATGATCGCGCACGTGCCCACCCGGTCCGCGAGCGCCCGCAGGGCGTCCACCGCGCCCGGGGCGGGCACCGCGTCCGACGGCCGGGACACGATCGGCGAGAGCGTGCCGTCGTAGTCCAGTGCCACCAGCGCGGTCTCCGGCGCCGTGATCAGCGCGGCGAGCCCCGCGCCACCGGCCGGGGTGCGTGGGGCGGGGGTGGGAACAGTTGTCATGACGCTGCCTCAGTTGGGCCTACCTGGGCGACCATGGCAACAAGTGTGCCGGTGGCGTCAGATCGGCCACGCACCGACCACCCAACGAGACCTCAGAGTAACCACACCTGTCGCCTCTCCCGCCCCACTGGGCGGCTTCCCCCGCCGCCTCGTCCGCGAGGTCGTGCAGGATGCCGGGCTGGTCAGGGGATGCCCGGGCGCGGCCAGCGCGAGCGTCAGGGCCTGGGGCTGGGATTGGGGTAGTACTTGGTGATGACGAGGAGGAGCGTGTCGTGCTCGCCTGCCGGGCGTACCAGATCGGCCGGGTCGACCTTGCGGACCTCGTCGATGCCGGGAACGAGGCGCTGCAGGGTGCGTGCCGCCGGCAGCAGGTCGTCCTTCTCGTAGAGGACGACGGTGCGGGGGACGTTGATCGAGCCTCCCCAACCACCGATGCGCGTCACCGTGAAGCCGGCCGCCTCGACGCGTGAGCGGGCGTCCGAGGCGAGTCCCTCGACCTTGGAGTTGTTGAGGATCACGACCGGGGCGAAGGCTTGTTCACCGCCGGCCGGGGTCGGCGGGCGGGTGGCGGGTGTGGCCGGCGCCGAGGTGGTGGTGGGGGCGGCCGACGGGGTGGCGGTGGGGCTCGCGGTCGGGCTGGCGGTCGCGGAGGCGCTGGCCGTGGT of the Pseudofrankia saprophytica genome contains:
- a CDS encoding HAD family hydrolase yields the protein MSVRVVYTDLDGTMVGPKGSFFLAEASPDDALRGSPGTLTLAAAQALLDLHTAGIVLVLVSGRTRPQLVEAAAIFGADGFIGELGAIVGWDQGRQSEILRGAMPERFSQVPEDLLHELIAAHPGRLELHTPWHTGRELDVMFRGKVDIAATDAWLRAAGYGWLSLRDNGLIAPAHMPDLGVNPHVYHLVPDGVGKGEAVAWDLKRRGIDPSDAIAIGDSASDLSMASHVGQMHLVANALRHPDIAGLLPAYDNVVVEKEPVTLGWASAVRAAVATWQSPPIG
- the thrC gene encoding threonine synthase, which gives rise to MTLAPERSAQSGFTSDDTANPAVGLSCRNCGATYPLAPSHVCIECFAPLEISYDEDRLRRVTRASIEAGPRNLWRYVGLLPAGHDPARRVSLDAGFTPLRPAPRLAAELGMKTLWVKDDSANPTHSFKDRVVSVALSAARDLGFTTVACASTGNLAHSVAAHAAHAGLRSIVLVPQDLENGKIVSTAVYGGTLVAIKGNYDDVNKLCSQLADEYEWAFVNVNVRPFYAEGSKTLGYEVAEQLGWRLPQQVVVPIASGSLLTKIDKAFRELIRLGLVEESPYKVFGAQAAGCNPVAAAFARGTDTVAPVRPSTIAKSLSIGNPADGPYALDVARRTGGVITDVTDDEIVEGMRLLARTEGIFGETAGGVTVANLRRQLREGLLDPEAETVIYNTGDGLKTLDPLIGNTVPTATIPPTLSAFEAAGLGDD
- a CDS encoding alpha,alpha-trehalose-phosphate synthase (UDP-forming) yields the protein MLVARRGSGGLVSGMQEVIRDAAATAAGTGAAAAELGDAADGDGGDPPSGIVWVCAALSDADRKATRESPDGRLDRARFDTGGAAVRMLDVDRVVFDRAYNGVANRTLWFVLHLLFAPAAEPSFGAVFWRDWEAYEAYNAMFAEALAAEAAPGAAVLIQDYHLTLTPGLLRKLRPDLRISHFTHTPWAPPDYFRILPDRVSRAVIGGMLGADRLGFLTARWATAFRDCARALFGDEIEIDDRIQIDDRLPSDGESPAVITTVPAATVPAALGETVPIVEQRTAPDEEDGQGEAARPNAPLGHIGHRVRIGIHPLGVDAVALRARAAAKDVVTRAAELRELVGDRRLIVRIDRTELSKNIVRGLDAYRELLRNHPVWRGRVTHLVCAYPSRHDLPEYREYTAAVQRIATEIEDEFATDGWLPLRLEVTDDYPRSLAALTLADVLVVNPIRDGMNLVAKEGPTISGRDVALVLSREAGAYAELAADALVVNPYDVTETAEAMDAALRMPTAERRRRARHLATLAARLPPGDWFRQQLAALPAAPPAEVPLLPLIGGRAD
- a CDS encoding LytR C-terminal domain-containing protein; the protein is MSETDPTPAPRAGAARGGTGTAGTAGTAGAAGSASSSGGATGSGGGGRRRPPPSRGPRGLWGALIAILAVSAGILLVNLLHNPDDDADQATARPSATTTTATTTTASASATASPTASPTATPSAAPTTTSAPATPATRPPTPAGGEQAFAPVVILNNSKVEGLASDARSRVEAAGFTVTRIGGWGGSINVPRTVVLYEKDDLLPAARTLQRLVPGIDEVRKVDPADLVRPAGEHDTLLLVITKYYPNPSPRP
- a CDS encoding trehalose-phosphatase; the encoded protein is MTTVPTPAPRTPAGGAGLAALITAPETALVALDYDGTLSPIVSRPSDAVPAPGAVDALRALADRVGTCAIITGRPVDAVLELTGLAPRNGAENGGARRKATAGNGAAPETPAKALTNLTVLGQYGLQRWDGATGVTSSPEPLPGVAAVRALLPEVLRDAPPGVTVEDKVQALVVHVRRAADPDAALGALAPALRRLAEEHGLEAAPGKKVLELRPPHHDKGRALRGLVEERAARSVLVAGDDLGDLPAFDAVDELRRAGVAGLTVCSDGPEVPAVLRDRADLVVDGPTGVVALLRVLTNRLR